A section of the Piliocolobus tephrosceles isolate RC106 chromosome 14, ASM277652v3, whole genome shotgun sequence genome encodes:
- the DIPK1B gene encoding divergent protein kinase domain 1B, translated as MRRLRRLAHLVLFCPFSKGLQGRLPGLRIRCIFLAWLGIFAGSWLVYEHYSSYSERCRGHVCQVVICDQYRKGIISGSVCQDLCELHMVEWRTCLSAAPAQQVYSGLWRDKDVTIKCGIEETLDSKARSDAAPRRELVLFDKPTRGTSIKEFREMTLSFLKANLGDLPSLPALVGQVLLMADFNKDNRVSLAEAKSVWALLQRNEFLLLLSLQEKEHASRLLGYCGDLYLTEGVPHGAWHTAALPPLLRPLLPPALQGALQQWLGPAWPWRAKIAIGLLEFVEELFHGSYGTFYMCETTLANVGYTATYDFKMADLQQVAPEATVRRFLQGRRCEHSADCTYGRDCRAPCDRLMRQCKGDLIQPNLAKVCALLRGYLLPGAPADLREELGTQLRTCTTLSGLASQVEAHHSLVLSHLKTLLWKKISNTKYS; from the exons ATGCGGCGGCTGCGGCGCCTGGCGCACCTGGTGCTCTTCTGCCCCTTCTCCAAGGGCCTGCAG GGTCGGCTCCCGGGCCTCAGGATCCGGTGCATCTTCCTGGCATGGCTGGGCATCTTTGCGGGCAGCTGGCTGGTATACGAGCACTACTCATCCTACTCGGAGCGCTGTCGTGGCCACGTCTGCCAGGTGGTCATT TGTGACCAGTACCGCAAGGGGATCATCTCGGGCTCCGTGTGCCAGGACCTGTGTGAGCTGCATATGGTGGAGTGGAGGACCTGCCTCTCAGCAGCCCCGGCCCAACAG GTGTACAGTGGGCTCTGGCGGGATAAGGATGTAACCATCAAGTGTGGCATCGAGGAGACCCTCGACTCCAAGGCCCGGTCGGATGCGGCCCCCCGGCGGGAGCTGGTGCTGTTCGACAAGCCCACCCGGGGCACCTCCATCAAGGAATTCCGGGAGATGACCCTCAGCTTCCTCAAG GCGAACCTGGGAGACCTGCCTTCCCTGCCAGCGCTGGTTGGCCAGGTCCTGCTCATGGCCGACTTCAACAAGGACAACCGGGTGTCCCTGGCGGAAGCCAAATCCGTGTGGGCCCTGCTACAGCGCAACGAgttcctgctgctgctgtcccTGCAGGAGAAGGAGCATGCCTCCAGACTGCTGGGCTACTGCGGGGACCTCTACCTCACCGAGGGCGTGCCCCATGGCGCCTGGCACACGGCTGCCCTGCCACCCCTGTTGCGCCCACTGCTGCCGCCTGCCCTGCAGGGTGCCCTCCAGCAGTGGCTGGGGCCTGCGTGGCCTTGGCGGGCCAAGATCGCCATCGGCCTGCTGGAGTTCGTAGAGGAGCTCTTCCACGGCTCCTATGGGACTTTCTACATGTGTGAGACCACACTGGCCAACGTGGGCTACACAGCCACCTACGACTTCAAGATGGCTGACCTGCAGCAGGTGGCACCTGAGGCCACCGTGCGCCGCTTCCTGCAGGGCCGCCGCTGCGAGCACAGCGCTGACTGCACCTACGGGCGCGACTGCAGGGCCCCATGTGACAGGCTCATGCGGCAGTGTAAGGGCGACCTCATCCAGCCCAACCTGGCCAAGGTGTGTGCGCTGCTACGGGGCTACCTGCTGCCTGGCGCGCCCGCCGACCTCCGCGAGGAGCTGGGCACGCAGCTGCGCACCTGCACCACGCTGAGCGGGCTGGCCAGCCAGGTGGAGGCCCATCACTCACTGGTGCTCAGCCACCTTAAGACTCTGCTCTGGAAGAAGATCTCCAACACCAAGTACTCCTGA